The genomic DNA TCACTTAGATTTCCTATCCCAGTCACTTTTGCAGCATTTTTAAGTATATCTTTATTACTTCCAATATCAACTAGTACAATAGGATTATTTTTAGCCATTGGTGAAGCAACTAAAGCATAAACTAAATCAGTACCACTAGCTATATAAAATTCTTTTGCGCCATTATAGAACTTATTTACTATTTTTTTATTAGTATCATATCTATCTACTCCACCTAATCTAGTTGAATTAGTATCATTAACTAGTTTGTCACTCATTGATGAAGTACCACCTATTACATAACTTTCTACACCAGTTGTATTAAATGGAACACTTTTTCCATCAGTTAATACTATAGCTGCTTTATCTCTAACTGCTACAGGTGCAGCACTCATTGCATCAGGCTCTCCTTTAAAAGCATTAGTCAATATAACTTTATTTACTTTGTTAATTGAGTTTATTTCTTTTGCAACATTATAGCTTGTCTTAATTCTATCACTACCTTGAAGTCTTTTAGCCTCTATTCCTTTATCTTTTAGAAGAGTTTCTGTTGCTTTATCAATAGAACTTTCTCCACCTATTATGTATACCTTTTTAGCTTTCTCTACTCTTTTAAGAGTTGCATTAGGTATGTTATTTTTCTTAGTTAAAAAAATTGGTGCATTTGTTGCTCCTGCAAGTCCACTCGCACTTAATCCATCAGCCATTGTGCTGTCTGCATTAATTAATATAGCTGTAGTATAATTTTGTTCATCAGCTATAAGAGCAGCCGTTTCATATTTATCTTTTCCTTGAATAGTATAAATTGTATCAAGTGCATTAGCTG from Clostridioides difficile ATCC 9689 = DSM 1296 includes the following:
- a CDS encoding cell wall-binding protein Cwp29, translated to MKLKKLLSLGLAVSMFAAGPISANALDTIYTIQGKDKYETAALIADEQNYTTAILINADSTMADGLSASGLAGATNAPIFLTKKNNIPNATLKRVEKAKKVYIIGGESSIDKATETLLKDKGIEAKRLQGSDRIKTSYNVAKEINSINKVNKVILTNAFKGEPDAMSAAPVAVRDKAAIVLTDGKSVPFNTTGVESYVIGGTSSMSDKLVNDTNSTRLGGVDRYDTNKKIVNKFYNGAKEFYIASGTDLVYALVASPMAKNNPIVLVDIGSNKDILKNAAKVTGIGNLSDKIMLECENTINNISLPSSNKNIICGLKIDFDSKHIIWQDKGSYLECYDDNLEYYTEKYKDPTVPINIENTSTQNLDVTKLKVYGEANSTLYMGQYAKIKMDFNSFGVLKPGEKCTIYLDIISLDPSRSMTLTFSYVGDKENYKYEQGLASRILFYNPDGEDFFEYK